TGgtctgcatggcaggcagggtgaccttgggcagtcACCCGGGACTCGGGGGAAAGTCTAGTCCAGGCTTAGTCCTTCTTGTCGCTGTCACCCAGGGTGAGCTTGTCAAAGACATACTCTGCCAGGCCACCTTCCAGGGACCCCATGTTGCTCAGGTTGCTGACATACCCCAACTCCTTGATGAACTTGACCTGCTGGTCCAGGTGGTGGGTCTCCAGGAAGTGGCACAGGTGGGCATCACTGCTGTCAGTGGCCAGCTGGTACAGGTTGAGAAGGCTCTGGTTGACGCACTTCTCCAGATGCAGGacgtcctgcatggcctggaggccACTTTCCCTCTGTTGGGTCTCAGGCTTTCTGATGTCGAGGAAGCAGGTGCGGCCGCCACGCTGGTTCTGCAGGAACAGCAGGTTTTCAGCCCGCTCGCTGTGCTCATGGGAGCGGAGCAGGAAGAAGCGGGAGAAGTGCTTCAAGGCCATGTCATCACAGTCGAGGTAGAAGGCCACGGCCAGGCACTGGAAGGAGGCGTGGAACTCCAGGTCAGCGTGGCTGTTGACCATGGCCTCACATTTGGGGCAGTAGTTCTGAAGTACTTGTGAGGGCAGCACGGGCAGCATGGCGGGCGACACGGGTGCAGTGGGCAAGAAGGTGAATGCGAAGCTGCGGCGCCATTTCCACCAGCCTCAAAGAGTTCCCAGGGTGGACAATGAGGGTAGCCAGGAGCAGGCGTCTCAGGTCAGGTCAGCAGCTCTGCAAGGGACTGGAAGTCAAGTCCCTTACTGGGCTTGGGAGGGGTGAGAGGAGGTTCTGGTTCCataatgggggtggggtgggaaggtggTGCATGTCAGTGGGCAGAGCATGAGTGCAGCGTCCCAGGTTCCTCCAAAACCTGGGTGATGCAGGGCAACTGCAATGAGCTTCTGGatgatataatattttaaagcattattcATGAATATTAGTGCATCCGTTTTGCGTTAATCATGTACGTGATTTCTTTGCACAACTTATTTGTGCAAAGGGCC
This DNA window, taken from Bubalus kerabau isolate K-KA32 ecotype Philippines breed swamp buffalo chromosome X, PCC_UOA_SB_1v2, whole genome shotgun sequence, encodes the following:
- the LOC129639452 gene encoding ferritin heavy chain-like — its product is MLPVLPSQVLQNYCPKCEAMVNSHADLEFHASFQCLAVAFYLDCDDMALKHFSRFFLLRSHEHSERAENLLFLQNQRGGRTCFLDIRKPETQQRESGLQAMQDVLHLEKCVNQSLLNLYQLATDSSDAHLCHFLETHHLDQQVKFIKELGYVSNLSNMGSLEGGLAEYVFDKLTLGDSDKKD